The Acanthopagrus latus isolate v.2019 chromosome 6, fAcaLat1.1, whole genome shotgun sequence genome includes a region encoding these proteins:
- the LOC119020410 gene encoding complement C1q-like protein 4 — MVLVLLVAIPLLVHTTKGGGSGGGGTHYEMLGSCKMVCDTFTPPQGELTAVSPQPPDFPKGRGKQGYRGSPGLPGPPGPKGPPGEPGKPGPPGPPGPGPGGYGSSFYSPKIAFYAGLRKQHEGSEILKFDDVVTNVGNYYEPSTGKFTCPLPGIYYFTYHVLMRGGDGTSMWADLKKNGQVRASAIAQDADQNYDYASNSVILHLDVGDEVCVQLDGGKVHGGNTNKYSTFSGFLIYPD, encoded by the exons ATGGTTCTGGTCCTGCTGGTGGCCATTCCCCTATTGGTCCACACCACCAAGGGGGGAGGGTCCGGAGGAGGGGGCACGCATTACGAGATGCTCGGGAGCTGCAAGATGGTGTGTGACACTTTCACCCCCCCACAGGGAGAGCTGACAGCTGTCTCCCCTCAGCCCCCAGACTTCCCAAAAGGCAGGGGCAAACAGGGTTATAGAGGGAGCCCTGGACTTCCTGGTCCTCCAGGTCCTAAAGGGCCCCCTGGAGAGCCTGGCAAGCCCGGCCCACCTGGTCCACCAGGGCCTGGACCTGGTGGATATGGCTCATCTTTCTACAGTCCCAAAATCGCCTTCTACGCAGGCCTCCGGAAGCAACACGAAGGGAGTGAAATACTGAAGTTTGACGACGTTGTGACCAATGTAGGGAACTACTACGAGCCGAGTACCGGCAAGTTCACCTGCCCGCTGCCTGGCATCTACTACTTCACCTACCATGTCCTGATGAGAGGAGGTGATGGGACGAGCATGTGGGCCGACCTTAAGAAGAACGGACAG GTGAGGGCCAGTGCAATTGCTCAAGATGCAGATCAGAACTACGACTACGCCTCCAACAGCGTCATCCTCCACCTGGACGTGGGGGACGAGGTGTGCGTACAGCTCGACGGGGGCAAAGTACATGGCGGAAACACCAACAAATACAGCACCTTCTCTGGCTTCCTCATCTACCCCGACTGA